Proteins from a single region of Fundulus heteroclitus isolate FHET01 chromosome 12, MU-UCD_Fhet_4.1, whole genome shotgun sequence:
- the gnrh1 gene encoding progonadoliberin-1, producing the protein MAVKTLSLWLLLAWTVGLLSLGSCQHWSFGLSPGGKRELDVSPDRLDSIFEGLAHMAAPCSVPGCAEESPFAKFHRLKGLLVRVHEREHGHQALKQ; encoded by the exons ATGGCTGTAAAAACGCTGAGTCTGTGGCTTCTCCTGGCGTGGACGGTAGGCCTACTGTCGCTGGGCAGCTGTCAGCACTGGTCGTTCGGGCTGAGCCCAGGCGGGAAAAGGGAGTTGGATGTGTCACCCGACAGGCTGGACAGC ATATTTGAAGGTTTAGCACACATGGCTGCGCCCTGCAGCGTCCCGGGCTGTGCAGAGGAGTCACCGTTTGCCAAATTCCACAGACTGAAAGGACTTCTT GTGAGGGTACATGAGAGGGAACACGGACACCAAGCGTTAAAACAATGA
- the ankrd39 gene encoding ankyrin repeat domain-containing protein 39, protein MSDKHHCSCCSHPASSPSVHQTLDEMDFERGIWAAAMDGDLQRVKLLVQKGVDPNLRDSAGYTALHYGSRSGHLAVCTFLLESGACPSPQTPGGATPLHRAAYCGHLDVVGLLLQHGADLTLCDDDGANPLHKAAERGHADVCQLLLHRRPALCGQANKRLQLPYQLTQQGDLQELIKPPPVMMDGEAAIVEMSQDEGHT, encoded by the exons ATGTCTGACAAACACCATTGTTCATGTTGCTCCCATCCCGCCTCCTCCCCGAGTGTCCATCAAACTCTGGATGAAATGGATTTTGAAAGAG GTATCTGGGCAGCTGCCATGGACGGAGACCTGCAGAGAGTAAAGCTCCTTGTCCAGAAGGGGGTTGACCCCAACCTGAGAGACTCAGCTGGTTACACCGCTCTG CACTATGGAAGCCGTAGTGGTCATCTTGCCGTGTGCACGTTTCTTCTCGAGAGCGGTGCGTGCCCGTCCCCTCAGACGCCAGGCGGGGCCACCCCTCTCCATCGAGCAGCTTACTGTGGTCATCTGGACGTGGTTGGTCTCCTTCTCCAGCACGGCGCAGATCTCACGCTCTGTGACGACGACGGCGCTAATCCTTTGCATAAG GCTGCAGAACGGGGACATGCAGACGTGTGtcagctgcttctccaccgCCGCCCAGCTCTCTGCGGCCAGGCGAACAAGAGGCTCCAGCTACCCTATCAGCTGACGCAGCAGGGAGATCTGCAGGAGCTCATCAAACCGCCCCCCGTCATGATGGATGGAGAGGCTGCGATCGTAGAGATGTCACAAGACGAAGGCCATACATGA
- the npy8br gene encoding neuropeptide Y receptor Y8b isoform X2 → MLSALVLMAVGLIGNSCLVFVIMRHKEMQNVTNIFIVNLSCSDILMCIICLPVTIIYTLMDQWILGDTMCKLTPFIQCISVTVSIFSLVLIAMERYQLIVHPTGWKPLVSQSYVAVALTWTVACLISVPFLKYSVLTLPFQNLSLPIPVSDHLICMELWPSVQKRRAYTTSLLVFQYLLPLTLVLVCYLHIYLRLRRRKDMVERGRNTTHKKNKGSTRINAMLISIVVAFALSWLPLNVFNTVFDWNHEAIPSCGHDIIFSFCHLAAMVSTCVNPIIYGFLNSNFQKQLKSTVLRCRCWGAVDRYEIVPLSTVSTEVTKGSVFSNGSITNNS, encoded by the exons ATGCTCTCAGCCCTGGTTT TGATGGCCGTGGGCCTCATTGGGAACTCCTGCCTGGTGTTTGTCATCATGCGGCACAAGGAGATGCAAAACGTCACCAACATCTTCATCGTCAACCTGTCCTGCTCTGACATTCTCATGTGCATCATATGCCTGCCGGTCACCATCATCTACACGCTGATGGACCAGTGGATCCTCGGAGATACCATGTGCAAGCTCACGCCCTTCATCCAGTGCATTTCTGTCACTGTCTCCATCTTCTCCCTCGTCCTCATCGCCATGGAGCGCTACCAGCTCATCGTCCATCCCACCGGCTGGAAACCGCTGGTGAGCCAGTCCTACGTGGCGGTGGCGCTCACCTGGACCGTGGCCTGTCTGATCTCGGTGCCTTTCCTGAAGTACAGCGTACTCACCCTGCCTTTCCAGAACCTCAGCCTCCCCATCCCTGTCAGCGACCACCTCATCTGCATGGAGCTGTGGCCCTCCGTTCAGAAGCGCCGCGCGTACACCACCTCCCTGCTCGTCTTCCAGTACCTGCTCCCTCTCACGCTCGTCCTGGTCTGCTACCTGCACATCTACCTGCGCCTGAGACGGAGGAAGGACATGGTGGAGCGCGGCAGGAACACCACTCACAAGAAGAACAAAGGCTCCACGAGGATCAACGCCATGCTGATCTCCATCGTGGTGGCGTTCGCCCTCTCCTGGCTCCCCCTCAACGTCTTCAACACGGTGTTCGACTGGAACCACGAGGCCATCCCGTCCTGCGGACATGACATCATCTTCTCCTTCTGCCACCTCGCGGCGATGGTCTCCACTTGCGTCAACCCGATCATCTACGGGTTCCTCAACAGCAACTTCCAGAAGCAGCTCAAGTCCACTGTGTTGCGCTGTCGCTGTTGGGGGGCGGTGGACAGGTATGAAATCGTGCCCCTCTCCACCGTCAGCACAGAGGTAACCAAAGGGTCTGTCTTCAGTAATGGATCTATCACCAATAACTCATAA
- the kctd9a gene encoding BTB/POZ domain-containing protein KCTD9a, with the protein MRRVTLFVNGTSNNGKVVAVYGTLSDLLSVASNKLGIKASCLYNGKGGLIDDIALIRDDDVLYVSEGDPFIDPQHEVRVTSDQHGAHTDWLTLNIGGRLFTTTRSTLVSKEPESMLAHMFSEKDVWGNKRDKHGAYLIDRSPEYFEPILNYLRHGQLIVNEGINIRGVLEEARFFGIEQLAEQLEVIIKNSQPPEDHSPISRKEFVRFLLASSTKSELRCQGLNFSGADLSRLDLRYINFKMANLSRCNLTHANLCCSNLERADLSGANMDGANLQGVKMLCCNAEGASLKGCNFEDPSGLKANLEGANLKGVDMEGSQMTGINLRVATLKNAKLKNCNLRGATLAGTDLENCDLSGCDLQEANLRGSNVKGAIFEEMLTPLHMSQSVR; encoded by the exons ATGAGAAGAGTCACCCTGTTTGTTAACGGGACGTCTAATAATGGCAAG GTCGTAGCAGTTTACGGCACCTTGTCCGACTTGCTGTCAGTGGCGAGCAACAAGCTGGGAATCAAGGCCTCCTGTTTGTACAACGGGAAGGGTGGACTCATAGATGACATCGCCCTGATCCG GGATGATGACGTACTGTACGTGTCGGAAGGCGATCCATTTATTG ACCCGCAGCATGAAGTCAGGGTGACGTCTGATCAGCACGGCGCACACACCGACTGGCTGACCCTAAACATCGGCGGTCGCCTCTTTACCACCACGAG GAGTACGTTGGTGAGCAAGGAGCCGGAGAGCATGCTTGCTCACATGTTCAGTGAGAAAG ATGTGTGGGGAAACAAACGGGACAAGCACGGGGCCTACCTAATCGACCGCAGCCCCGAATACTTTGAGCCCATTCTCAACTACCTGAGACACGGTCAGCTCATTGTCAATGAAGGAATAAATATACGag GGGTTCTGGAGGAGGCTCGGTTCTTTGGAATCGAGCAGCTGGCCGAGCAGCTGGAGGTAATAATCAAG AACTCGCAGCCGCCCGAGGACCACTCTCCCATTTCGCGAAAGGAGTTTGTCCGTTTTCTGTTGGCATCCTCCACCAAGTCGGAGCTCCGCTGTCAG GGTCTTAACTTCAGCGGCGCTGATCTGTCCCGACTTGATCTGCGTTATATCAACTTCAAGATGGCTAACCTCAGCCGCTGCAATCTGACACATGCTAATCTGTGTTGCTCCAATCTGGAGCGGGCTGACCTTTCTGGAGCCAACATGGAT GGCGCCAATTTGCAAGGAGTCAAGATGCTCTGCTGCAACGCCGAGGGAGCTTCTCTAAAAGGATGCAACTTTGAAGATCCCTCTGGACTGAAGGCCAACCTCGAAG GTGCGAATCTGAAAGGCGTTGACATGGAAGGAAGCCAGATGACCGGCATCAACCTGCGTGTGGCCACTCTGAAAAATGCAAAGCTGAAGAACTGCAACCTGCGGGGGGCCACTCTAGCCGGGACGGATCTGGAG AACTGCGACTTGTCCGGCTGCGATTTGCAGGAAGCCAACCTGAGAGGCTCCAACGTAAAGGGGGCCATTTTTGAAGAGATGCTGACCCCGCTGCACATGTCGCAGAGTGTCAGATAA
- the npy8br gene encoding neuropeptide Y receptor Y8b isoform X1, whose product MELEHSTNYNHALWKEIPWESTEDCSLSVGGTTFLIIAYSTVMAVGLIGNSCLVFVIMRHKEMQNVTNIFIVNLSCSDILMCIICLPVTIIYTLMDQWILGDTMCKLTPFIQCISVTVSIFSLVLIAMERYQLIVHPTGWKPLVSQSYVAVALTWTVACLISVPFLKYSVLTLPFQNLSLPIPVSDHLICMELWPSVQKRRAYTTSLLVFQYLLPLTLVLVCYLHIYLRLRRRKDMVERGRNTTHKKNKGSTRINAMLISIVVAFALSWLPLNVFNTVFDWNHEAIPSCGHDIIFSFCHLAAMVSTCVNPIIYGFLNSNFQKQLKSTVLRCRCWGAVDRYEIVPLSTVSTEVTKGSVFSNGSITNNS is encoded by the coding sequence ATGGAGCTGGAGCACAGCACCAACTACAACCACGCCCTGTGGAAAGAGATACCGTGGGAGTCGACTGAGGACTGCTCGCTCTCAGTGGGCGGCACCACCTTCCTTATCATTGCTTACAGCACAGTGATGGCCGTGGGCCTCATTGGGAACTCCTGCCTGGTGTTTGTCATCATGCGGCACAAGGAGATGCAAAACGTCACCAACATCTTCATCGTCAACCTGTCCTGCTCTGACATTCTCATGTGCATCATATGCCTGCCGGTCACCATCATCTACACGCTGATGGACCAGTGGATCCTCGGAGATACCATGTGCAAGCTCACGCCCTTCATCCAGTGCATTTCTGTCACTGTCTCCATCTTCTCCCTCGTCCTCATCGCCATGGAGCGCTACCAGCTCATCGTCCATCCCACCGGCTGGAAACCGCTGGTGAGCCAGTCCTACGTGGCGGTGGCGCTCACCTGGACCGTGGCCTGTCTGATCTCGGTGCCTTTCCTGAAGTACAGCGTACTCACCCTGCCTTTCCAGAACCTCAGCCTCCCCATCCCTGTCAGCGACCACCTCATCTGCATGGAGCTGTGGCCCTCCGTTCAGAAGCGCCGCGCGTACACCACCTCCCTGCTCGTCTTCCAGTACCTGCTCCCTCTCACGCTCGTCCTGGTCTGCTACCTGCACATCTACCTGCGCCTGAGACGGAGGAAGGACATGGTGGAGCGCGGCAGGAACACCACTCACAAGAAGAACAAAGGCTCCACGAGGATCAACGCCATGCTGATCTCCATCGTGGTGGCGTTCGCCCTCTCCTGGCTCCCCCTCAACGTCTTCAACACGGTGTTCGACTGGAACCACGAGGCCATCCCGTCCTGCGGACATGACATCATCTTCTCCTTCTGCCACCTCGCGGCGATGGTCTCCACTTGCGTCAACCCGATCATCTACGGGTTCCTCAACAGCAACTTCCAGAAGCAGCTCAAGTCCACTGTGTTGCGCTGTCGCTGTTGGGGGGCGGTGGACAGGTATGAAATCGTGCCCCTCTCCACCGTCAGCACAGAGGTAACCAAAGGGTCTGTCTTCAGTAATGGATCTATCACCAATAACTCATAA